One genomic region from Streptomyces sp. NBC_00457 encodes:
- a CDS encoding HdeD family acid-resistance protein: MTVPRGPAPHTGPEHMPGGAVPGPPGDPAEALAALGRSWTWPLGSAIATLVPGILILVWPDETLHVLAVLIGLYLLVMAAFRFVEAFAREEPGERVTRLLLALLYVLAGVLCLRNPLQTIAALSLIVGVVWLVSGILTLHTAIAARDLPHRGFVVGVAVIGIVAGIVVLALPSESARALTRLLGLWLVLLGLAEAAVAFAWRAALRRAGVPVAGASAGTP, from the coding sequence ATGACCGTGCCGCGTGGTCCGGCGCCGCACACCGGACCGGAGCACATGCCGGGCGGGGCGGTCCCCGGACCGCCCGGTGACCCCGCGGAAGCCCTCGCGGCGCTCGGACGCTCCTGGACCTGGCCCCTCGGCTCGGCGATCGCCACGCTCGTGCCGGGCATCCTGATCCTGGTCTGGCCGGACGAGACCCTGCACGTCCTGGCGGTCCTGATCGGCCTGTATCTGCTCGTGATGGCGGCCTTCCGGTTCGTCGAGGCGTTCGCCCGCGAAGAGCCGGGCGAACGGGTGACCCGGCTGCTCCTCGCCCTGCTGTACGTCCTGGCGGGCGTGCTGTGCCTCAGGAACCCGCTGCAGACCATCGCCGCGCTCTCGCTGATCGTCGGGGTCGTCTGGCTGGTGTCCGGCATCCTCACCCTCCACACCGCCATCGCCGCCCGAGACCTGCCCCACAGGGGCTTCGTCGTCGGCGTCGCGGTGATCGGCATCGTCGCGGGGATCGTGGTGCTGGCCCTGCCGTCCGAGTCGGCGCGTGCGCTGACCCGGCTGCTCGGTCTCTGGCTCGTCCTGCTCGGCCTCGCCGAGGCGGCGGTCGCCTTCGCCTGGCGGGCCGCACTGCGCAGGGCGGGCGTCCCGGTGGCCGGTGCCTCCGCCGGCACTCCATAG
- a CDS encoding DUF7144 family membrane protein produces MTATHPAHPRTTGQAWAGGLTVFAAVMLMIGGVLDILRGIAAIAEDDVFVTTQDYVFEFDLTSWGWIHLALGAVAVLIAFGLFQSAMWARVAGVAIAGLVLIANFLSLPYYPVWSVVMIAISGFIIWALCVSRDDESATSAEGSPRQL; encoded by the coding sequence ATGACCGCCACACACCCCGCACACCCGCGGACGACCGGCCAGGCATGGGCCGGCGGCCTGACCGTCTTCGCAGCCGTCATGCTCATGATTGGAGGCGTCCTCGACATCCTGCGAGGCATCGCCGCGATCGCCGAGGACGACGTCTTCGTCACGACCCAGGACTATGTCTTCGAGTTCGACCTCACCAGTTGGGGTTGGATCCACCTGGCCCTCGGCGCGGTCGCCGTCCTCATCGCCTTCGGGCTGTTCCAGTCCGCGATGTGGGCGCGCGTCGCCGGCGTGGCCATCGCCGGGCTGGTCCTCATCGCCAACTTCCTTTCCCTGCCGTACTACCCGGTCTGGTCGGTCGTGATGATCGCGATCTCCGGCTTCATCATCTGGGCCCTGTGCGTGTCTCGTGACGACGAGTCCGCCACGTCGGCCGAGGGCTCGCCCCGGCAGCTCTGA
- a CDS encoding SRPBCC family protein, which produces MSDIVDEINRRHREVGARQVEAGEAKTVLLRRTFDADIADVWDAVTSPERISRWFLPVSGELKLGGRYQLEGNAGGEILECAEPTRLRVSWLYGPDPGFSEVEVRLTPDGADRTVLELEHVAVVPDDFWDQYGPGSVGVGWDLGLLGLDRHLAGGEISREEAEAWDTSPEGREFATRSGEAWGAAYAASGAEAEVVAATTAATIAFYTGA; this is translated from the coding sequence ATGAGTGACATCGTCGACGAGATCAACCGTCGCCACCGTGAGGTCGGCGCCCGCCAGGTCGAGGCGGGCGAGGCGAAGACCGTGCTCCTGCGGCGGACCTTCGACGCCGATATCGCCGACGTGTGGGACGCCGTGACCTCGCCCGAGCGGATCAGCCGCTGGTTCCTGCCGGTCAGCGGTGAGCTCAAGCTCGGCGGGCGCTACCAACTGGAGGGCAACGCCGGCGGCGAGATCCTCGAGTGCGCCGAGCCGACCCGGCTGCGCGTGAGCTGGTTGTACGGGCCCGACCCCGGCTTCAGTGAGGTCGAGGTGCGCCTCACGCCGGACGGCGCGGACCGCACGGTGCTGGAGCTGGAGCATGTGGCCGTGGTGCCGGACGACTTCTGGGACCAGTACGGGCCCGGCTCGGTCGGTGTCGGGTGGGACCTGGGGCTCCTCGGACTCGACAGGCACCTGGCGGGCGGCGAGATCAGCAGGGAGGAGGCGGAGGCCTGGGACACCTCGCCCGAGGGCAGGGAGTTCGCGACGCGCTCGGGGGAGGCGTGGGGTGCCGCGTACGCCGCATCCGGTGCGGAGGCGGAGGTCGTGGCGGCCACGACGGCGGCGACGATCGCGTTCTATACGGGAGCGTAG
- a CDS encoding SHOCT domain-containing protein — protein sequence MSAQTYLAYDYPLLSAFWTIFVVFLWILWFVLLFRVIVDIFRDDDLSGGVKAGWLVFCIVLPFLGVFVYVVARGKNMGHREVAQARAQQEAFDKYVRETAGTGEHRPTSADELAKLSEIRARGDITDEEFSRAKELVLSDYGPPSPPSGH from the coding sequence ATGAGCGCACAGACGTACCTCGCGTACGACTATCCGCTGTTGAGCGCCTTCTGGACCATCTTCGTGGTCTTCCTGTGGATCCTGTGGTTCGTCCTGCTCTTCCGGGTCATCGTCGACATCTTCCGTGACGACGACCTGAGCGGCGGGGTCAAGGCCGGCTGGCTGGTGTTCTGCATCGTCCTGCCCTTCCTCGGTGTCTTCGTCTACGTGGTCGCCCGCGGCAAGAACATGGGGCACCGCGAGGTGGCGCAGGCCCGTGCACAGCAGGAGGCCTTCGACAAGTACGTCAGGGAGACCGCCGGCACCGGCGAGCACCGGCCCACCAGCGCGGACGAACTCGCCAAGCTGTCGGAGATCCGTGCCCGCGGTGACATCACGGACGAGGAGTTCAGCAGGGCGAAGGAACTGGTTCTGAGCGACTACGGACCCCCGTCACCCCCCTCCGGCCACTGA
- a CDS encoding DoxX family protein, with protein sequence MVTAYVFITVVTIVANAAIAGADFARARFVLANSTAVGVPQSWLPWLGALKAAGAAGLLLGLLGVPGIGIAAATGLVLFFVGAVAAHVRARVFATIVFPGGFLALAVAALVLGVAR encoded by the coding sequence ATGGTCACCGCCTACGTGTTCATCACCGTCGTCACGATCGTGGCCAACGCCGCGATCGCGGGCGCCGACTTCGCGAGGGCCCGATTCGTCCTGGCGAACTCGACCGCGGTGGGGGTCCCGCAGTCGTGGCTTCCGTGGCTCGGTGCGCTCAAGGCGGCGGGAGCCGCCGGTCTGCTCCTCGGTCTGCTCGGGGTCCCGGGCATCGGGATCGCTGCGGCCACGGGGCTCGTGCTGTTCTTCGTGGGCGCCGTGGCCGCGCATGTCCGGGCCCGCGTGTTTGCCACGATCGTGTTTCCGGGCGGCTTCCTGGCGCTGGCCGTCGCCGCGCTCGTGCTGGGGGTCGCACGCTAG
- a CDS encoding ArsR/SmtB family transcription factor has product MHAFDVLGDPVRRRILELLASGEQASGEISAVIRDEFGISQPAVSQHLRVLRESGFASVRAEGTRRLYAVDAAPLREVDAWLERFRGFWDQRLDALGTELARGKRERRLREEEKGVSGDE; this is encoded by the coding sequence GTGCACGCCTTCGACGTCCTTGGGGATCCGGTCAGGCGCCGGATATTGGAGCTACTCGCATCCGGTGAGCAGGCGTCGGGCGAGATCAGTGCCGTGATCCGGGACGAGTTCGGGATCTCCCAGCCGGCCGTCTCGCAGCACCTGCGGGTGTTGCGGGAGAGCGGCTTCGCGTCCGTGCGCGCGGAAGGCACCCGGCGGCTGTACGCCGTCGACGCCGCGCCGCTGCGCGAGGTGGACGCCTGGCTGGAGCGGTTCCGGGGGTTCTGGGATCAGCGGCTCGACGCGCTCGGGACGGAGCTCGCGCGGGGCAAGCGCGAGCGCAGGCTGAGAGAGGAAGAAAAGGGAGTGAGCGGGGATGAGTGA
- a CDS encoding glycoside hydrolase family 15 protein translates to MRWSRGHSEAAPPGSAEDRHLHAVAAAAARARRIRVSAGRKRTHQAMPEGESLCTQKAMSAFDKMLTYANHAGLFAEEIGPTGEQLGNFPQAFTHLALIRAALSLDHPMDAARRVGAGPVAQGA, encoded by the coding sequence GTGAGGTGGAGCCGAGGCCACAGCGAGGCAGCTCCGCCAGGCAGCGCCGAAGATCGACACCTCCACGCCGTGGCCGCAGCCGCTGCCCGTGCTCGACGAATCCGAGTGAGCGCAGGCCGGAAACGCACGCACCAAGCGATGCCCGAGGGGGAGTCGCTGTGCACGCAAAAAGCGATGTCCGCCTTCGACAAGATGCTGACCTACGCCAATCACGCCGGCCTGTTCGCCGAGGAGATCGGCCCGACCGGGGAGCAGCTCGGAAACTTCCCGCAGGCCTTCACACACCTGGCACTGATCAGGGCCGCCCTTTCGCTCGACCACCCCATGGACGCCGCCCGCCGAGTCGGCGCGGGGCCTGTGGCGCAAGGGGCCTGA
- a CDS encoding MFS transporter has protein sequence MKHWRALIVLGTAQFLMVLDTSVMNVSISQLVEDFDTEVTAIQAVITLYALVMAAFMIIGGRLGDILGRRRLFFLGLVVYGTGSALTAVAPTLWVLTLGWSVIEGLGAAMVLPAMAALVAESYRGRDRAVAYGVIGGLAGAGIAVGPLLGGWVTTYLTWRLVFAGEVVVVAAMLCFRRVITQAPRTGPRTRLDGVGAALSAAGLALGVLGVLQSGSWGWVQPRNPPFTVLGFAPTLFVIGAGAAVLAVFAHWERRREAHGTEPLVHLALLHKPALRAGLMSLLSQNLILLGLFFAIPLYLQVVQGFDAFETGLRLLPVSATMLAASLIAARLGRLAGPRRVVRLALVTLAAAIVWLLATIDPVIDDAQFAGAMALLGVGMGLLASQLGNVVQSSVGEEERSEAGGLQFTAQQLGSALGTALIGSLLIGALAHAFTAQVENDPRLSEEARQQTGIALNAGITFVPTEQARSAAERAGLPPSEVDALVESYASAQLDGLKAAILATGGITLASFLVTRHLPTRTGQPEKATPADATGPSR, from the coding sequence GTGAAGCACTGGCGGGCTCTGATCGTCCTCGGTACCGCCCAGTTCCTGATGGTCCTGGACACGTCCGTCATGAACGTCTCCATCAGCCAACTGGTCGAGGACTTCGACACCGAGGTCACCGCCATCCAGGCCGTCATCACGCTGTACGCACTGGTCATGGCAGCGTTCATGATCATCGGCGGCAGACTCGGAGACATCCTCGGACGACGTCGCCTGTTTTTCCTGGGCCTCGTCGTCTACGGCACCGGATCGGCTCTGACCGCCGTCGCGCCCACCCTGTGGGTGCTCACGCTGGGCTGGTCGGTCATCGAAGGACTGGGTGCCGCGATGGTGCTGCCCGCCATGGCGGCCCTCGTCGCCGAGTCCTACCGGGGCAGGGACCGGGCCGTGGCCTACGGCGTCATCGGCGGACTGGCCGGCGCGGGGATCGCGGTCGGCCCGCTGCTCGGCGGCTGGGTGACGACGTATCTCACCTGGCGGCTGGTCTTCGCCGGCGAGGTCGTGGTCGTCGCGGCCATGCTGTGCTTCCGCCGGGTGATCACACAAGCGCCCCGGACCGGTCCGCGGACCCGGCTGGACGGGGTCGGCGCGGCGCTGTCGGCGGCCGGGCTGGCGCTGGGCGTGCTCGGTGTGCTGCAGAGCGGCTCCTGGGGATGGGTGCAGCCCCGCAACCCGCCCTTCACCGTGCTGGGATTCGCGCCGACGCTTTTCGTCATCGGCGCCGGAGCGGCCGTACTCGCCGTCTTCGCCCACTGGGAGCGGCGACGCGAGGCGCACGGCACCGAACCGCTGGTGCATCTCGCTCTGCTGCACAAGCCCGCGCTGCGGGCCGGCCTGATGTCGTTGCTGAGCCAGAACCTCATCCTGCTGGGACTGTTCTTCGCCATCCCGCTGTATCTGCAGGTGGTTCAGGGATTCGACGCCTTCGAGACGGGGCTGCGGCTGCTGCCGGTGTCCGCCACCATGCTCGCGGCCTCCCTGATCGCCGCGCGGCTGGGGCGGCTGGCGGGACCGCGCAGGGTGGTCCGGCTGGCCCTGGTGACCCTCGCCGCGGCCATCGTGTGGCTGCTGGCCACCATCGATCCGGTCATCGACGACGCGCAGTTCGCCGGGGCGATGGCGCTGCTCGGCGTGGGCATGGGTCTGCTCGCCTCGCAACTGGGCAACGTCGTTCAGTCCAGCGTCGGCGAGGAGGAACGCAGCGAGGCCGGCGGACTGCAGTTCACGGCCCAGCAGTTGGGCTCCGCGCTGGGCACCGCGCTGATCGGATCGCTGCTCATCGGAGCCCTGGCGCACGCCTTCACCGCGCAGGTGGAGAACGACCCACGGCTGTCGGAGGAGGCACGACAGCAGACCGGCATCGCCCTCAATGCCGGCATCACCTTCGTCCCCACCGAGCAGGCGCGCTCGGCCGCCGAACGCGCCGGTCTGCCACCGTCCGAGGTCGACGCCCTCGTGGAGTCCTACGCGTCGGCTCAACTCGACGGCCTCAAAGCGGCGATCCTCGCCACCGGAGGAATCACCCTCGCCAGCTTCCTCGTCACGCGGCATCTCCCGACGCGGACCGGGCAGCCGGAGAAGGCGACACCGGCCGACGCGACGGGCCCGTCCCGCTGA
- a CDS encoding LuxR C-terminal-related transcriptional regulator, whose amino-acid sequence MTDVSGTEDEGAGPTTPCADPLGDPFLAASFAVPARPDTFLRRDRLVRHLDQALLTPLTMVNGAAGAGKTLLVADWAAGLDRPVAWLTTDAVDQGPGMFWAYLTQALHASGTPVPASVGRPSDAHHVDHTLLARLAADLSTRDCPVIVVLDEYDRVSAPEIADQLEFVLHHAGAGLRLILVTRTEPLLPLHRYRAVGAMTEIRGAELAFTPEEAATLVARHGLRLGVSAVRALVERTRGWAAGLRLCVLAALDSPDPELYLKEFEADRSAVADFLLAEVLKRQSAQTQDLLLRVSVLERFCPDLANALTGRTDAEPLLAGLHRANAFVEHLGHAWYRLHPLFGEILRAHLRERAPGLEPELHRRAARWLRHSGFLSEMLAHGTAAGDWEFTAGALVEDLAIGQLFTGLHSTDLAELVSRTGPEAESPAMSLVRAAHELSRSDLDRGLPHLHHAEESLTADDAPGAAAARLSCALLEVLAARLTGSPGRAEQAAEAARHLRTEVPEHLLDKHPELNALTQTHLGSARLWAGRFEDARAALSPVAGTTGGAATALPREESLGHLALIDYLNGWPGRAERKALAAMSETERLSRDPPTGSGIDRMVLAAVAVDRNELAQAQSLLDAAADSPPALRDPVTEAGRMIATARLLLARGHARAALEAAEPAVPADVVSPWAEGQTALVASAVHLAEGRPEAAARILRAVPHSHPACTVGAARAELAAGRPDVAMDLLDGARPEGRAGPAVTVRAALLRAQAADVAGDFATARRHVGQALLEARRERLRRPFLEAGPWLRPLLSTEPLRGLGAGWLTPGPSPSQEQPWAPVVEELSGRERDVLRRLAQMMSTEEIAADLYVSVNTVKTHLKSVYRKLAVNRRNDAVRRARELRLL is encoded by the coding sequence GTGACCGACGTGTCCGGCACCGAGGACGAAGGGGCGGGACCGACCACTCCCTGCGCCGATCCGCTGGGAGATCCCTTCCTGGCCGCGAGTTTCGCCGTGCCTGCGCGGCCGGACACGTTTCTCCGGCGGGACAGGCTGGTCCGGCACCTCGACCAGGCTCTCCTGACGCCGTTGACGATGGTCAACGGCGCCGCCGGCGCGGGCAAGACGCTGCTGGTCGCCGACTGGGCCGCGGGGCTGGACCGGCCTGTCGCCTGGCTCACCACCGACGCGGTGGACCAGGGTCCCGGGATGTTCTGGGCATATCTGACGCAGGCCCTGCACGCCTCCGGCACACCGGTACCCGCGTCGGTCGGCCGGCCCTCGGACGCGCACCACGTGGACCACACACTGCTCGCCCGTCTCGCCGCCGATCTGAGCACCCGCGACTGTCCTGTGATCGTCGTGCTCGACGAGTACGACCGTGTGTCCGCACCGGAGATCGCCGATCAACTGGAATTCGTCCTGCACCACGCGGGTGCGGGCCTGCGTCTGATCCTGGTCACCCGCACCGAACCGCTGCTCCCCCTGCACCGCTACCGGGCCGTCGGCGCCATGACGGAGATCAGGGGAGCGGAGCTCGCCTTCACTCCAGAGGAGGCGGCGACGCTGGTGGCCCGGCACGGCTTGCGCCTCGGCGTCAGCGCGGTGCGCGCGCTCGTCGAGCGCACCCGGGGCTGGGCCGCCGGGCTGCGCCTGTGCGTCCTGGCCGCGCTCGACAGCCCGGACCCCGAGCTCTACCTGAAGGAGTTCGAAGCGGACCGCAGCGCGGTGGCCGACTTCCTGCTGGCGGAGGTGCTCAAGCGGCAGAGCGCGCAGACGCAGGACCTGCTGCTGCGGGTCAGCGTCCTGGAGCGGTTCTGCCCCGATCTGGCGAACGCACTGACGGGGCGCACCGATGCCGAGCCGCTGCTGGCCGGGCTGCACCGCGCGAACGCGTTCGTCGAGCACCTCGGGCACGCCTGGTACCGCCTCCACCCGCTGTTCGGGGAGATCCTGCGCGCACACCTGCGGGAGCGTGCTCCCGGACTGGAGCCCGAACTCCACCGGCGAGCGGCACGGTGGCTGCGGCACTCCGGGTTCCTCTCGGAGATGCTCGCGCACGGTACGGCCGCCGGCGACTGGGAGTTCACCGCCGGTGCCCTGGTCGAGGATCTCGCGATCGGCCAGCTATTCACGGGCCTGCACTCCACCGACCTGGCCGAGCTGGTCTCCCGGACGGGCCCCGAGGCCGAGAGCCCGGCCATGAGCCTGGTCCGCGCGGCCCATGAGCTGTCCCGGAGCGACCTAGACCGTGGCCTGCCCCATCTGCACCACGCCGAGGAAAGCCTGACCGCGGACGACGCCCCCGGAGCCGCGGCGGCCCGGCTGAGCTGCGCCCTGCTGGAAGTCCTGGCGGCCCGGCTGACCGGATCGCCGGGACGTGCGGAGCAGGCCGCGGAAGCGGCCCGGCACCTGCGCACGGAGGTCCCCGAGCACCTCCTGGACAAGCATCCCGAGCTCAACGCGCTCACGCAGACCCATCTGGGCTCGGCACGGCTGTGGGCCGGGCGCTTCGAGGACGCACGAGCCGCGCTGTCCCCGGTGGCCGGCACCACCGGTGGAGCGGCCACGGCCCTCCCGCGCGAGGAGTCCCTGGGACACCTGGCGTTGATCGACTACCTGAACGGCTGGCCCGGCAGGGCGGAGCGCAAGGCCCTGGCGGCGATGAGCGAGACGGAACGGCTCAGCCGGGACCCGCCGACCGGCTCCGGCATCGATCGGATGGTCCTTGCCGCGGTGGCCGTGGACCGCAACGAGCTCGCGCAGGCCCAGTCCCTCCTCGACGCCGCGGCCGACTCGCCCCCCGCGCTGCGGGACCCGGTGACCGAGGCGGGCCGGATGATCGCCACAGCGCGGCTGCTGCTGGCCCGCGGCCACGCACGGGCCGCCCTGGAAGCGGCGGAACCGGCGGTCCCGGCGGATGTCGTCTCACCCTGGGCGGAGGGTCAGACGGCTCTCGTCGCCTCAGCCGTACACCTGGCCGAAGGCCGACCGGAAGCCGCCGCCAGGATTCTGCGGGCGGTGCCCCACAGCCACCCGGCGTGCACCGTCGGCGCCGCGCGGGCCGAACTCGCCGCGGGGCGACCGGACGTGGCGATGGACCTGCTCGACGGTGCGCGCCCTGAGGGCCGCGCCGGCCCCGCGGTGACCGTCCGGGCCGCGCTGCTGAGGGCACAGGCCGCCGACGTGGCAGGGGACTTCGCCACGGCCCGCAGACACGTCGGCCAGGCCCTCCTCGAGGCCCGGCGAGAGCGGCTGCGGCGTCCTTTCCTCGAAGCCGGACCCTGGCTGCGGCCTCTGCTGAGCACGGAACCCCTGCGCGGGCTGGGCGCCGGCTGGCTCACCCCGGGCCCCTCACCCAGCCAGGAGCAGCCGTGGGCGCCGGTCGTGGAGGAGCTGAGCGGACGCGAGCGCGATGTCCTGCGACGGCTGGCCCAGATGATGTCGACCGAGGAGATCGCAGCTGATCTGTATGTGTCGGTGAACACCGTGAAGACGCACCTCAAGAGCGTCTACCGCAAGCTCGCGGTGAACCGGCGCAACGACGCGGTCCGCCGGGCCCGCGAGTTGCGGCTGCTGTGA
- a CDS encoding DUF2252 domain-containing protein — protein sequence MTTPSDFTASLSPADRAAYGRNARKRAPRSRQAWFETGPERPDPIEVIERQSAARVPELVPIRYGRMLESPFRFYRGAAAIMAADLGPLPNSGLTVQLCGDAHLLNFRLLASPERRLVFDINDFDETLPGPFEWDVKRLAASFAIAGRANGFSVGEQDEAVLTCVRAYRQRIREFAAMRTLDIWYAQDDADRLGELMAESISKRARRRTAEATARARTRTYLQAVDKLTRITEEGRRIAPDPPLITPLQDLLSDPSDDAQEKELQTLVEDYARTLSSERRHLLRHYRLVDMARKVVGVGSVGTRCWVLLLLGRDDDDPLLLQAKEAQESVLAAHTGGASYDNQGRRVVTGQRLIQTTSDIFLGWTHVVGLDGRGRDFYVRQLRDWKGIARPETMDPYLLRLFGQLCGGSLARAHARSGDPVAIAAYLGGSDRFDRALTGFAQAYADRNERDFEALAAAARSGRVRTQSL from the coding sequence ATGACCACACCCAGCGACTTCACGGCCTCCCTGTCCCCCGCCGACAGAGCGGCGTACGGCAGGAACGCGCGCAAGCGCGCCCCTCGTTCGCGCCAGGCGTGGTTCGAGACGGGACCGGAGCGCCCCGACCCGATCGAGGTGATCGAGCGCCAATCGGCCGCGCGGGTGCCCGAGTTGGTCCCGATCCGGTACGGCCGGATGCTCGAGTCCCCGTTCCGCTTCTACCGGGGCGCGGCAGCGATCATGGCGGCGGACCTCGGCCCGCTCCCGAACAGCGGGCTGACGGTCCAACTCTGCGGCGACGCCCACCTGCTGAACTTCCGGCTGCTGGCCTCGCCCGAGCGCCGTCTCGTGTTCGACATCAACGACTTCGACGAGACCCTGCCCGGGCCCTTCGAGTGGGACGTCAAACGGCTGGCGGCCAGCTTCGCGATCGCCGGCCGGGCCAACGGATTCTCGGTCGGAGAGCAGGACGAAGCGGTCCTGACCTGCGTGCGCGCCTATCGGCAGCGCATCCGGGAGTTCGCCGCTATGCGCACCCTGGACATCTGGTACGCGCAGGACGACGCCGACCGGCTGGGGGAGCTGATGGCGGAGTCGATCAGCAAGCGGGCCCGGCGCCGGACCGCCGAGGCGACCGCACGCGCCCGTACCCGCACCTACCTCCAAGCCGTCGACAAACTCACCCGGATCACCGAGGAAGGCCGCCGGATCGCACCGGACCCGCCGCTGATCACCCCGCTCCAGGACCTGTTGAGCGACCCGTCGGACGACGCGCAGGAGAAGGAACTCCAGACCCTCGTGGAGGACTACGCGCGCACCCTGTCGTCCGAGCGCCGGCACCTGCTGCGCCACTACCGCCTGGTCGACATGGCCCGGAAAGTGGTGGGCGTCGGCAGTGTCGGCACGCGGTGCTGGGTCCTGCTGCTGCTCGGCCGGGACGACGACGATCCCTTGCTGCTGCAGGCCAAGGAGGCGCAGGAGTCGGTGCTCGCGGCCCACACGGGCGGTGCCTCCTACGACAACCAGGGCCGCCGCGTGGTGACCGGGCAGCGGCTGATCCAGACGACCAGTGACATCTTCCTGGGCTGGACGCATGTCGTGGGCCTCGACGGGCGCGGCCGGGACTTCTACGTACGGCAGCTGCGGGACTGGAAGGGCATCGCGCGGCCGGAGACCATGGACCCCTATCTGCTGCGCCTGTTCGGGCAGTTGTGCGGGGGCAGCCTGGCGCGCGCCCACGCCCGCTCCGGTGATCCCGTCGCCATCGCGGCCTACCTCGGCGGGAGCGACCGCTTCGACCGCGCACTCACCGGCTTCGCCCAGGCCTACGCCGACCGGAACGAGCGCGACTTCGAGGCGCTGGCCGCCGCGGCCCGCTCCGGACGGGTGCGTACGCAGAGCCTGTGA